In the Candidatus Electrothrix rattekaaiensis genome, one interval contains:
- the mobB gene encoding molybdopterin-guanine dinucleotide biosynthesis protein B, producing the protein MRNKKKSRSLSHIQAHPLPDPLAPYPVLGICGYSGVGKTTLIEALISRLRSTGLHVAVVKDGAHKVQIDAPGKDSDRFFSAGADVALLGEQHFIRHHQQGDLIAFLVTLCSSYDIVLVEGHATTAIPKIWLSGPEGQRDMHVPPKNKGQIIATLSREQATVDHVFALVQSLITSRWERTPVWGCVLIGGRSTRMGRPKHLIQEKGKTWLEHAVETLSPKVEQVVLSGSGEIPASLAALPRIPDALGLAGPLAGILSVMRWQGGVSWLVMACDQPDVQPESLDWLLAQRQPGIRAVLPDLLGDGHLEPLLAWYDFRCRPQLETIAASGSLRISRLAHQNGVRHFQPPEHLHSSWRNVNTPDQVTRKDKRACRKLENPC; encoded by the coding sequence ATGAGAAACAAAAAAAAATCACGTTCCTTGTCACATATCCAGGCGCACCCTTTACCAGATCCACTAGCTCCCTACCCTGTCCTGGGCATCTGCGGATACAGCGGGGTAGGTAAAACCACCCTGATCGAAGCCTTAATTTCCAGGCTGCGCTCCACAGGCCTACACGTTGCTGTGGTGAAAGATGGTGCCCACAAGGTCCAGATTGATGCGCCGGGCAAGGACAGTGATCGTTTTTTTTCCGCTGGTGCTGATGTCGCCTTGCTGGGGGAACAACATTTTATTCGGCACCACCAACAGGGAGACCTCATTGCTTTCCTGGTTACGCTCTGTTCTTCCTATGATATTGTTTTGGTCGAGGGACATGCGACAACGGCAATACCTAAGATCTGGCTTTCCGGCCCGGAAGGTCAACGTGATATGCATGTTCCGCCGAAAAATAAAGGCCAAATCATTGCAACCCTGAGCAGGGAGCAGGCCACGGTTGACCATGTCTTCGCCCTTGTCCAGTCGCTGATTACAAGCAGATGGGAGCGAACGCCCGTCTGGGGATGCGTCCTGATTGGCGGCAGGAGCACCCGGATGGGCAGACCCAAGCATCTTATCCAAGAAAAAGGCAAAACCTGGCTCGAACATGCGGTGGAGACCCTGTCTCCCAAGGTGGAGCAGGTTGTCCTTTCCGGTTCAGGAGAAATCCCGGCATCACTTGCCGCCCTGCCCCGCATTCCAGATGCACTTGGCTTGGCTGGCCCCCTTGCCGGAATCCTTTCTGTCATGCGCTGGCAAGGGGGCGTCTCCTGGTTGGTGATGGCCTGTGACCAACCTGATGTGCAGCCGGAAAGCCTGGACTGGCTCCTTGCCCAACGTCAACCCGGTATCCGGGCTGTCCTACCCGACTTACTCGGGGACGGTCATCTTGAACCGCTCCTTGCCTGGTATGACTTCCGCTGCCGCCCACAGCTGGAAACCATCGCCGCATCCGGCTCTCTCCGGATCAGTCGGCTGGCGCACCAGAACGGTGTCCGCCATTTTCAACCTCCTGAACATCTGCACAGTTCCTGGCGCAATGTTAACACCCCTGATCAAGTAACACGAAAAGACAAGAGAGCTTGCCGAAAACTGGAGAACCCATGCTGA
- a CDS encoding 1,4-dihydroxy-6-naphthoate synthase translates to MAPSLTIGYSPCPNDTFIFYALMHGKIPLRNIHFAPPLLEDVETLNTWAMNTGLDVTKVSFHALGHVQDSYTMLNAGAALGRGCGPLLVTRPEQQAEPASWKIAIPGKYTTAALLLKLFLPEHNETIIMPFNAIMEAVKEGKADAGVIIHESRFTFQKYGLVCVQDLGEWWEKETGLPIPLGCIAARTSLGRQAIKETEEAIASSLDWAYAHPEACTAYIKQHAQELDEQVIADHIKLYVNDFSTDLTDAGRAAVQELLRRGKNAGIFKVDTASCVSATGSSA, encoded by the coding sequence ATGGCCCCCTCGCTTACCATAGGCTACTCACCATGCCCCAATGACACCTTTATCTTCTATGCCCTCATGCACGGCAAGATCCCTCTCCGGAATATCCATTTTGCACCGCCGCTGCTTGAAGACGTGGAAACCCTCAATACATGGGCCATGAACACCGGGCTTGATGTGACCAAGGTATCGTTTCATGCCCTGGGTCATGTGCAGGACAGCTACACCATGCTCAATGCGGGCGCGGCTCTCGGTAGGGGTTGCGGCCCTCTGCTGGTGACACGACCGGAGCAGCAGGCAGAACCGGCTTCCTGGAAAATCGCCATTCCGGGAAAATACACCACCGCAGCTCTCCTCCTCAAACTTTTTCTTCCTGAGCACAACGAGACAATCATAATGCCCTTTAATGCCATCATGGAGGCCGTCAAAGAGGGCAAAGCAGATGCCGGGGTGATTATCCATGAAAGCCGTTTCACCTTTCAGAAGTACGGCCTTGTCTGCGTACAGGATCTGGGCGAGTGGTGGGAAAAGGAAACCGGGCTGCCCATTCCCCTGGGCTGCATTGCCGCCCGTACAAGCCTGGGGCGGCAGGCGATCAAAGAAACCGAGGAAGCCATAGCCTCCAGTCTCGACTGGGCTTACGCCCACCCGGAAGCCTGCACCGCCTATATCAAACAACATGCTCAGGAGCTGGATGAGCAGGTGATTGCTGATCATATCAAGCTCTATGTTAATGATTTTTCCACAGACCTTACCGATGCAGGACGAGCTGCCGTGCAGGAGCTTTTACGCCGAGGAAAAAACGCTGGTATTTTCAAGGTAGATACAGCTTCTTGTGTCTCTGCAACCGGGTCGTCAGCATGA
- a CDS encoding DUF177 domain-containing protein gives MKVQFTDVSTAGNRYIITDDTWLAQTDLRKNAPVHAEVTLTRKNDRRVEVRGNLDTGLLLACDRCLADYSFVAQAAFHYILDVESEESGHIKELECTRANLDIIQVDEPVVDMPDLLRQQLYLVLPEKKICSQDCKGLCTQCGTNLNSGECSCADETSNSPFAVLASLKKAEI, from the coding sequence ATGAAAGTTCAATTTACAGACGTTTCTACAGCAGGCAATCGTTATATTATTACGGACGATACTTGGCTTGCACAGACAGATCTTCGGAAAAACGCTCCGGTACATGCGGAGGTGACGCTCACGCGGAAAAATGACAGACGAGTTGAAGTGCGCGGAAACCTAGATACCGGGCTCCTGCTCGCCTGTGATCGTTGCCTTGCCGACTACAGTTTTGTTGCGCAGGCAGCTTTTCATTATATACTGGATGTAGAAAGCGAAGAGAGCGGTCATATAAAAGAACTGGAATGCACACGGGCCAATCTCGATATCATTCAGGTGGACGAGCCGGTGGTTGATATGCCGGATCTTCTTCGTCAGCAGCTCTACTTGGTGTTACCGGAGAAAAAGATATGCTCGCAGGATTGCAAAGGGCTGTGTACGCAGTGCGGAACAAATCTGAACAGTGGAGAATGCTCCTGTGCTGACGAAACGAGCAATTCCCCTTTTGCGGTGCTGGCTTCGCTGAAAAAAGCGGAAATATAA
- the rpmF gene encoding 50S ribosomal protein L32, whose translation MALPKRRHSHSRTRKRRAHDFLTGPSVGRCPECGEPKMPHQLCSGCGTYKGKTYYQFGDELD comes from the coding sequence ATGGCATTACCTAAGAGACGACATTCACATTCACGAACCCGCAAACGCAGAGCGCATGATTTTTTAACCGGTCCCAGCGTGGGCCGTTGCCCGGAATGCGGTGAGCCGAAAATGCCGCATCAATTATGTTCCGGTTGCGGAACATATAAAGGCAAAACCTATTATCAGTTCGGAGACGAACTGGATTAA
- the plsX gene encoding phosphate acyltransferase PlsX translates to MKIALDAMGGDQGPELLIDGALLALRRNKELSVVLLGPEDLLKERVAQCVASSNVAGRLLIEHAPETVTMEESPVEAIRKKKDSTIMRGFDLVKNGQADAVVSAGHSGATMAAAIRKLGRLEGVSRPGIASLFPTRKAPVMLMDVGANVDCRPQHLFQFAVMASSCCALLQNRENPRVGLLSIGSEPGKGNALIKETHELLKQSNLHFVGNVEGRDVYGGELDVVVCDGFVGNISLKISEGLAEAAMQMLKDEIMKSFQAKIGYLLIRKAFSAFRKRVDYAEYGGAPLLGINGIGIICHGSSSSVAICNAIGEAAKLVENKVNDSIVQSLRQYITA, encoded by the coding sequence GTGAAGATAGCCCTTGATGCCATGGGTGGAGATCAGGGCCCTGAACTCCTGATTGACGGAGCTCTCCTCGCTCTTAGGAGAAACAAGGAGCTTTCGGTAGTCCTGCTCGGCCCTGAAGATCTGCTGAAAGAACGGGTTGCGCAATGTGTCGCCTCCAGCAATGTCGCTGGACGGTTGCTTATTGAGCATGCCCCTGAGACTGTCACTATGGAAGAGTCCCCTGTGGAGGCCATCCGCAAAAAAAAGGACTCAACCATAATGCGTGGTTTTGACCTTGTTAAGAACGGTCAGGCAGATGCTGTGGTGTCTGCTGGTCATTCTGGGGCGACCATGGCTGCTGCTATACGTAAGCTTGGGCGTTTGGAGGGGGTTTCTCGTCCAGGTATTGCCAGTCTGTTCCCGACTCGCAAGGCACCTGTTATGCTGATGGATGTCGGGGCGAATGTGGATTGCCGCCCTCAGCATCTCTTCCAGTTCGCGGTCATGGCTTCTTCCTGTTGTGCCCTTTTACAAAACAGGGAAAACCCTCGTGTTGGGCTGCTCAGTATCGGCTCTGAGCCGGGTAAAGGAAACGCCTTGATCAAGGAAACCCATGAGCTGCTCAAGCAGAGCAATCTTCATTTTGTCGGCAATGTGGAAGGTCGCGACGTGTATGGCGGCGAACTGGATGTCGTGGTTTGTGACGGCTTTGTCGGCAATATCTCCCTCAAAATAAGTGAGGGGCTCGCTGAAGCAGCCATGCAGATGTTGAAAGACGAAATTATGAAATCTTTCCAGGCGAAAATAGGTTATCTCCTTATCCGTAAGGCCTTTTCGGCATTTCGTAAACGGGTGGATTATGCCGAATATGGCGGCGCACCTTTATTAGGGATCAATGGGATCGGTATTATCTGCCACGGTTCATCGTCATCGGTAGCTATTTGTAATGCCATAGGCGAGGCTGCTAAGCTGGTGGAGAATAAAGTGAACGATTCTATTGTCCAATCATTGCGCCAGTATATCACCGCGTAG